A genomic segment from Planctomycetia bacterium encodes:
- a CDS encoding DUF1553 domain-containing protein, which yields MHWLRLFVVAQFIAACCTSIAAVAGDVDYEVKVRPLLTAKCLGCHGDDVQESHFRLDRRAALLTGGDSGEPAVLPGNAEKSHLIQLVSGRQAGIAMPPDESERLTTEEIQLLREWIDGGAKMPEDSPGSGTPIARPEHWSFDPLLKTLPSPVDENWESNALDAFILQGLKEHGLAPNSPATRAELIRRMYLDMLGVPPTPEEVQVFAADAAGNATETLIERLLNDPRYGERWASYWLDLVRFSETNGFETNRERPNAWPFRDYVIRALNEDKPYDQFLQEQIAGDALGAPEATGYLVAGPYDLVKSPDINLTLMQRQNELDDMIGTTGAAFLGLTAACARCHNHKFDPILQSDYYALQAIFAGVQHGDREMPLSEATQREIAELDERVESLRAELVPFLKVSSVRRESVNPRGNEERFEPVEARFVRFTILETNSSEPCLDELEVYGASMNLALASFGAKATCSSALAGNPIHKLEHINDGHYGNSHSWISCEAGAGWVQIELTQTFPIDRVAWARDREGHFADRLATKYRIEVATEPDAWTLVASSADRAPYDGAPTKPEYDVNRFEAEDAARGRAALEALAECERRKSELSSEALLYAGTFEQPAATHRLFRGEPREPREEVAPNTIASLGSLAITGDTPEQERRVALARWIASPDNPLTARVMVNRLWQYHFGNGIVSTPNDFGLSGARPTHPELLDWLAQELTSHGWSLKHVHRLILQSATYQQSSRPRAEALAVDAATAWLWRFPPRRLEAEPIRDAILAVTGALDGRMYGPGFSAFEIELENVRHYFAKQTYGPEDWRRMVYMTRVRLERESVFGVFDCPDAAGSVPRRGRSTTPLQALNLFNSAFMLQQAHMLAERLQSECSDDASDQVARAYWLCFGRAPELDEQAAAREFIQTEGLPAFCRAMLNSNELVFLQ from the coding sequence ATGCACTGGTTGCGACTATTCGTCGTTGCGCAATTCATCGCTGCGTGCTGCACCTCAATTGCGGCCGTCGCCGGGGACGTGGACTACGAAGTAAAGGTGCGGCCGCTCTTGACGGCGAAATGCCTCGGCTGTCATGGCGACGACGTGCAGGAAAGTCACTTTCGCTTGGATCGTCGGGCCGCGCTCTTAACCGGCGGAGATTCCGGCGAGCCCGCCGTGCTGCCTGGGAATGCCGAGAAAAGTCATCTCATTCAGCTTGTCAGCGGCCGTCAGGCCGGCATAGCGATGCCGCCTGATGAATCGGAACGTCTTACCACGGAGGAGATTCAACTGCTCCGCGAATGGATTGATGGCGGAGCGAAGATGCCTGAAGATTCGCCTGGCAGTGGAACGCCGATCGCGCGGCCGGAGCATTGGTCCTTTGACCCGCTCTTGAAAACTTTGCCTTCGCCAGTCGACGAGAATTGGGAATCGAATGCGCTCGACGCATTCATCTTACAAGGACTCAAGGAGCATGGACTCGCGCCGAATTCGCCGGCGACGCGCGCGGAGCTGATCCGTCGCATGTATCTCGACATGCTCGGCGTTCCGCCGACGCCAGAAGAAGTCCAGGTTTTCGCGGCGGACGCTGCGGGGAACGCGACGGAGACGTTGATCGAGCGCTTGTTGAACGATCCACGTTATGGGGAACGCTGGGCGAGCTATTGGCTCGACCTGGTGCGTTTCTCGGAGACAAATGGCTTTGAAACAAATCGCGAACGCCCAAATGCATGGCCGTTTCGTGATTACGTGATTCGAGCGCTCAACGAAGACAAGCCGTATGACCAGTTCCTGCAGGAGCAAATAGCGGGGGACGCGCTCGGCGCGCCGGAGGCGACCGGATATCTCGTCGCCGGGCCGTATGACCTAGTGAAAAGCCCGGACATCAACCTGACGCTCATGCAGCGACAGAATGAACTGGATGACATGATCGGGACCACCGGCGCGGCATTCCTCGGGCTGACGGCGGCTTGTGCGAGGTGTCACAACCACAAGTTCGATCCGATCCTCCAAAGCGACTACTACGCCCTGCAAGCCATCTTCGCCGGCGTGCAACATGGCGATCGCGAGATGCCGCTTAGCGAAGCGACGCAGCGCGAGATCGCCGAGCTTGATGAGCGAGTGGAAAGCCTGCGCGCGGAGCTCGTGCCGTTCTTGAAGGTTAGTAGCGTCCGACGGGAAAGCGTCAATCCGCGCGGGAACGAAGAACGTTTCGAGCCGGTCGAGGCGAGGTTCGTTCGGTTCACAATTCTGGAAACGAATTCCTCGGAACCGTGCCTGGACGAGTTGGAGGTCTATGGTGCTTCGATGAACTTGGCGCTCGCGAGTTTTGGAGCGAAGGCGACCTGTTCCAGCGCCCTCGCCGGCAATCCAATTCACAAGCTGGAACACATCAATGACGGTCACTATGGGAACAGCCATAGCTGGATCTCCTGTGAAGCGGGCGCCGGCTGGGTGCAGATTGAACTGACGCAAACATTCCCAATCGATCGCGTCGCTTGGGCTCGTGACCGCGAAGGGCATTTCGCGGATCGCTTGGCGACCAAATATCGTATCGAGGTCGCGACCGAGCCCGACGCGTGGACGCTCGTCGCGTCCTCGGCGGATCGGGCGCCCTACGACGGCGCGCCGACGAAGCCGGAGTACGACGTCAACCGCTTTGAAGCTGAAGACGCTGCACGTGGCCGCGCAGCTCTCGAAGCGTTGGCTGAATGCGAACGACGCAAGTCGGAACTGAGCTCGGAAGCGCTCCTTTACGCCGGCACTTTTGAGCAACCGGCGGCGACGCACCGGCTGTTCCGCGGCGAACCGCGTGAGCCACGCGAAGAAGTCGCGCCGAACACGATTGCATCGCTCGGTTCGTTAGCAATCACTGGCGACACGCCCGAACAGGAACGCCGCGTGGCGCTTGCGCGGTGGATTGCCTCGCCTGATAACCCGCTCACGGCGCGAGTGATGGTCAACCGGCTGTGGCAATATCACTTTGGAAACGGAATCGTCAGCACGCCGAACGACTTTGGACTTTCCGGTGCGCGGCCGACGCATCCGGAGTTGCTTGATTGGCTCGCGCAAGAGTTGACCTCCCATGGTTGGTCGCTCAAGCATGTGCATCGATTGATCCTGCAATCGGCCACGTATCAACAGAGTAGCCGCCCGCGCGCGGAGGCGTTGGCCGTAGACGCTGCGACGGCATGGTTATGGCGATTTCCGCCGCGACGTTTGGAGGCTGAACCGATTCGCGACGCGATCCTTGCCGTGACCGGCGCGCTCGACGGCCGCATGTACGGCCCAGGCTTTAGCGCCTTTGAGATCGAGCTGGAAAACGTGCGGCATTACTTCGCGAAGCAGACGTATGGCCCCGAAGATTGGCGGCGGATGGTCTACATGACCCGCGTGCGCCTGGAGCGCGAAAGCGTGTTCGGCGTGTTCGATTGTCCCGACGCCGCCGGTTCCGT